The Porphyrobacter sp. HT-58-2 genome has a window encoding:
- a CDS encoding N-formylglutamate amidohydrolase has protein sequence MTAPYRQLGTPHPGGIVCAADHASNRVPADIALGIPEHLFHEHIAVDIGTEAIAELLAHKHAIPAHIAAVSRLVCDLNREEDAPGLVPEASDGHPIPGNIGADREARLARFHRPYHTALADWLAAAEPALILSLHSFTPRLETSDAARPWEVGVLYNEDDRAARIAIPLLQAEGLMVGDNLPYSGRDLNYTMNRHAEGAGRAYLGVELRQDLTQTPEDHARWAALLAKIAQRVASALC, from the coding sequence ATGACCGCACCCTATCGCCAACTCGGCACGCCCCATCCAGGCGGGATCGTCTGCGCTGCCGACCATGCCAGCAACCGCGTGCCTGCCGACATTGCCCTTGGCATTCCCGAACACCTGTTTCACGAACATATCGCTGTCGACATCGGCACCGAAGCGATTGCCGAATTGCTAGCGCACAAACACGCCATCCCCGCCCACATCGCCGCTGTCAGCCGCCTCGTGTGCGACCTGAACCGCGAGGAGGATGCCCCCGGCCTTGTCCCCGAAGCATCTGACGGCCACCCGATCCCCGGCAATATCGGCGCGGACAGGGAGGCGCGGCTCGCCCGCTTCCACCGCCCCTATCACACCGCGCTGGCCGATTGGCTGGCAGCGGCGGAACCGGCGCTGATCCTCTCGCTCCATTCCTTCACCCCGCGCCTCGAAACCTCGGACGCCGCGCGGCCGTGGGAGGTGGGGGTGCTGTATAACGAGGACGACCGCGCCGCCCGCATCGCCATTCCGCTATTGCAAGCCGAGGGGCTGATGGTCGGCGACAACCTCCCCTATTCGGGGCGAGATCTCAATTACACCATGAACCGCCATGCCGAAGGCGCAGGCCGCGCCTATCTCGGTGTGGAGCTGCGGCAGGATCTGACGCAGACCCCCGAAGATCACGCCCGCTGGGCTGCGCTCTTGGCAAAAATTGCGCAAAGGGTTGCGTCGGCGCTTTGCTAG
- a CDS encoding 4-(cytidine 5'-diphospho)-2-C-methyl-D-erythritol kinase — MTLTETAYAKINLALHVRRRREDGYHELETLFAFVDAGDVLTAEPAAQDSVTTLGEFAGVLDNPFDNLVARALNTLTRPEGLAVTLEKNLPVAAGLGGGSADAGAVFRMVEALHGLPDDWQARAAKLGADVPACVLSRTHIGLGTGTEQLKVEDDLAGTPVLLVNPRVPLSTGPVFKAWASVGDGEDRGVLPQGPASKIAREGRNDLEAPAISLCPQIAEVLAALRNTRPWLARMSGSGGTCFALYDSPEARDAAQAAMPRDWWTMAGRLR; from the coding sequence GTGACCCTCACCGAAACCGCCTACGCCAAGATCAACCTCGCGCTGCATGTCCGCAGGCGGCGGGAGGACGGGTATCACGAGCTTGAGACCCTGTTCGCCTTCGTCGATGCGGGCGATGTGCTGACGGCTGAGCCTGCCGCGCAGGATAGCGTCACCACGCTGGGCGAGTTTGCGGGGGTGCTGGACAATCCCTTCGACAACCTCGTCGCGCGCGCTCTCAACACCCTTACGCGCCCGGAGGGCCTCGCGGTGACGCTGGAGAAAAACCTTCCCGTCGCGGCGGGTCTCGGCGGCGGGTCGGCGGATGCGGGGGCGGTGTTCCGCATGGTCGAGGCGCTTCATGGGCTGCCCGATGACTGGCAGGCGCGCGCTGCGAAGCTCGGCGCGGATGTGCCTGCCTGCGTCCTCAGCCGCACCCATATCGGCCTCGGCACCGGCACCGAGCAGCTTAAGGTAGAGGACGATCTCGCCGGAACCCCTGTCCTGCTGGTCAACCCGCGCGTGCCACTAAGCACCGGTCCGGTGTTCAAGGCGTGGGCCAGTGTGGGGGACGGCGAGGATCGCGGGGTGCTCCCCCAAGGCCCCGCCTCCAAGATCGCAAGGGAAGGGCGCAACGACCTCGAAGCCCCCGCCATTTCCCTCTGCCCTCAAATCGCCGAGGTGCTGGCGGCCCTGCGCAACACCCGACCGTGGCTCGCCCGCATGTCCGGCTCGGGCGGGACCTGCTTTGCGCTCTACGACAGCCCCGAAGCCCGCGATGCGGCGCAGGCGGCGATGCCGCGCGACTGGTGGACGATGGCGGGGCGGCTGCGGTGA
- a CDS encoding electron transfer flavoprotein-ubiquinone oxidoreductase encodes MSERESMPCDVVIVGGGVAGLAAAIKLKQINADLEVIVLEKGSEIGAHILSGAVVDPKSLDELLPEWRDMGCPMAQTPVTDNWHWVLSKSGKTSMPHAIMPPLMSNHGCYTGSLGNLARWLAEQAEGLGVMVFPGFPAAEVLFDENGAVAGVITQDMGVAADGSHKGDYQPGMEIHAKYTLFAEGARGHLTKQMKAKYDLEANCQPQVYGLGIKELWDIDPKKHKPGRVIHTQGWPLTESDSWGGGFLYHQANGQVALGFVTALDYKNPWVSPYQEFQRWKQHPAIREYLEGGKRVSYGARAINEGGWQSVPKLAFPGGALIGCAAGFVNVPRIKGSHTAMKSGMLAAESIAAAIAAGNANTELADYDAAVRSSWIAKELQLVQNAQPAVAKYGGDIGTALAGIDMWMRTLKIGLPISMKHKPDYTYTGRADLYPKIDYPKPDGVISFDRLTNVAYSYTNHAEDQPVHLQVADLGLQKASELEVFGGPSARYCPAGVYEWLTDEKTGEPKFQINSQNCVHCKTCDIKDPNQNISWVTPEGGGGPNYPNM; translated from the coding sequence ATGAGCGAACGTGAATCAATGCCCTGCGACGTGGTGATTGTCGGCGGCGGGGTTGCGGGCCTTGCGGCGGCCATCAAGCTCAAGCAGATCAATGCCGATCTGGAAGTGATCGTGCTGGAAAAGGGCTCGGAAATCGGCGCACACATCCTTTCAGGCGCGGTTGTCGATCCCAAGTCGCTCGATGAACTCCTGCCCGAATGGCGCGACATGGGCTGCCCGATGGCGCAGACCCCGGTGACCGACAACTGGCACTGGGTACTGTCGAAGTCGGGCAAGACCTCCATGCCGCACGCGATCATGCCGCCGCTGATGAGCAACCACGGCTGCTACACCGGCAGTCTCGGCAATCTGGCGCGCTGGCTGGCCGAGCAAGCCGAAGGGCTGGGCGTGATGGTGTTCCCCGGCTTCCCGGCGGCCGAGGTGCTGTTCGACGAGAACGGCGCGGTCGCCGGCGTCATCACGCAGGACATGGGCGTTGCCGCCGATGGCAGCCACAAGGGCGATTACCAGCCGGGCATGGAGATCCACGCCAAGTATACCCTGTTTGCCGAGGGAGCGCGCGGGCATCTGACCAAGCAGATGAAGGCGAAGTACGATCTCGAGGCGAACTGCCAGCCGCAGGTCTATGGCCTCGGCATCAAGGAGTTGTGGGACATTGATCCCAAGAAGCACAAGCCGGGCCGCGTGATCCACACGCAGGGCTGGCCGCTCACCGAAAGCGACAGCTGGGGCGGGGGCTTCCTCTACCATCAGGCCAATGGGCAGGTGGCCTTGGGCTTCGTGACCGCGCTCGATTACAAGAACCCCTGGGTCTCGCCCTATCAGGAATTCCAGCGCTGGAAGCAGCACCCGGCGATCCGCGAATATCTCGAAGGCGGCAAGCGCGTGTCCTACGGCGCGCGCGCGATCAACGAGGGCGGCTGGCAGTCCGTGCCCAAGCTCGCCTTCCCCGGCGGCGCGCTGATCGGCTGCGCGGCGGGCTTCGTTAATGTGCCGCGCATCAAGGGCAGCCACACCGCGATGAAGAGCGGGATGCTGGCGGCCGAAAGCATCGCGGCGGCGATTGCGGCGGGTAACGCAAATACCGAACTCGCCGATTACGACGCGGCCGTGCGTTCGAGCTGGATCGCCAAGGAACTCCAGCTGGTGCAGAACGCCCAGCCGGCGGTCGCCAAGTACGGCGGCGACATCGGCACCGCGCTCGCAGGCATCGACATGTGGATGCGCACGCTCAAGATCGGCCTGCCGATCAGCATGAAGCACAAGCCGGACTACACCTACACGGGCCGCGCCGATCTTTACCCGAAGATCGACTACCCCAAGCCCGACGGCGTGATCAGCTTCGATCGCCTCACCAATGTCGCCTACAGCTACACCAACCATGCCGAGGACCAGCCGGTGCACCTGCAGGTGGCCGACCTCGGGCTGCAGAAGGCGAGCGAGCTGGAAGTGTTTGGCGGCCCCTCGGCGCGCTACTGCCCGGCGGGGGTCTATGAATGGCTGACCGACGAAAAGACCGGCGAGCCGAAGTTCCAGATCAACTCGCAGAACTGCGTCCACTGCAAGACCTGCGACATCAAGGACCCCAACCAGAACATCAGCTGGGTGACGCCGGAAGGCGGCGGCGGGCCGAACTATCCGAATATGTGA
- a CDS encoding uracil-DNA glycosylase family protein: protein MTRPETTLARELEAALAFWQAAGVDCDFVDDATAWLADPVAQSPRPADAPGADAGNARSANPAQIAAPDRRAMPVLAAAPPAPAVLRRNLLGDSPPADLPAFQEWWMEAPGLDTARGFPRVPPRGKAGAALMVLTVQPEFDDREQLLAGPQGRLLGRMLAAMGLDESAVYVASALACHTPMADLAALAAGGMDAVTAHHIRLVAPARVLALGAGLSPMLTEINPNSLSRNNHTNANRPVMISETLDAMMEMPRLKARFWRRWMEWSATN from the coding sequence ATGACCCGTCCCGAAACCACCCTTGCCCGCGAACTCGAAGCCGCGCTGGCCTTCTGGCAGGCAGCCGGGGTGGACTGCGACTTCGTCGATGACGCTACGGCGTGGTTGGCCGATCCGGTGGCTCAATCGCCTCGGCCTGCCGACGCACCCGGCGCAGACGCGGGGAATGCGCGCTCTGCCAACCCCGCCCAGATTGCCGCGCCAGACCGGCGGGCGATGCCGGTATTGGCGGCCGCGCCACCCGCACCGGCAGTTCTCAGGCGCAATCTGCTGGGCGATTCGCCGCCAGCCGATCTCCCCGCCTTCCAGGAATGGTGGATGGAAGCACCCGGGCTCGATACGGCGCGCGGTTTTCCCCGGGTTCCGCCGCGTGGGAAAGCAGGCGCCGCGCTGATGGTTCTGACTGTGCAGCCCGAGTTCGATGATCGCGAGCAGTTGCTGGCCGGGCCGCAAGGGCGCCTGCTTGGCCGAATGCTGGCCGCCATGGGCCTCGACGAAAGCGCAGTCTATGTCGCCTCAGCTCTTGCCTGCCACACACCGATGGCTGACCTTGCAGCACTGGCGGCGGGCGGAATGGACGCGGTGACGGCACATCACATCCGTCTCGTTGCGCCCGCCCGTGTGCTAGCGCTCGGCGCTGGCCTCTCGCCAATGCTAACCGAAATTAACCCTAATAGTTTAAGTCGGAATAACCATACCAATGCTAACCGCCCGGTAATGATCAGCGAGACGCTCGACGCGATGATGGAAATGCCCCGGCTGAAAGCCCGGTTCTGGCGGAGATGGATGGAATGGTCGGCCACAAACTGA
- a CDS encoding lytic transglycosylase domain-containing protein, translating to MVGHKLKCSAAALAAMVLTTTFPLTPAAAQSGDLVARWNGATPADSPVTAVLSADERAHYRALFAAIDAEKWAEVENLLAQRPGGVLDQAARAEYYTHANSPKIAAEQIAAWFAAGTDLPQAEQLARMGAKRGLTYLPPLPSPQGFARQPYAPKRILPRPVNDGTMPAATASAILAAIKADTPAEAHRLLIEADWQLSSDARAEWRQRVAWSYYIENDDNAALELARTVAEGTGEWVAEGAWVEGLAAWRLGHCSLAGEAFARVAGRASNVELAAAGHYWAHRAAIRCREPGLAAQYLNAAAQMDETLYGMLAADQLGVELPAHAPPAALSRADWQQLAQRPNVRVAAALMEIGRPGLADEVLRHEARIAPAMHFAPLSRLARELGLPATQLFMAHNAPYGVSSDRSLRFPVAHWQPVGGWQVDPALAFAHALQESNFRANAVSPANARGLMQIMPAAARDHTVRLGLGASYQDLNDPQINLAYGQRHLEMLRDHPSTGGALPKIMAAYNAGLTPIGRWNYEINDQNDPLLWMESIPYWETRGYVAIVMRNYWMYERAAGVPSPSRRALAQGRWPEFPRAATTRSARLEP from the coding sequence ATGGTCGGCCACAAACTGAAGTGCTCCGCTGCTGCGCTTGCAGCAATGGTGCTGACCACGACCTTCCCGCTGACGCCCGCGGCGGCGCAGTCGGGCGATCTCGTGGCACGCTGGAACGGAGCAACGCCCGCTGACAGCCCGGTCACGGCCGTCCTTTCGGCTGATGAACGCGCTCATTACCGCGCGCTGTTTGCCGCAATCGATGCCGAAAAATGGGCTGAGGTCGAAAACCTGTTGGCCCAGCGGCCAGGCGGCGTGCTGGATCAGGCGGCGCGGGCCGAATATTACACCCATGCCAACAGCCCCAAGATTGCGGCTGAGCAGATCGCCGCCTGGTTTGCTGCGGGTACTGATCTCCCGCAGGCAGAACAGCTTGCCCGGATGGGGGCCAAGCGCGGGCTGACCTATCTTCCGCCTTTGCCTTCTCCGCAGGGCTTTGCCCGCCAGCCCTATGCACCGAAGCGGATACTTCCGCGCCCGGTCAACGATGGCACCATGCCCGCCGCAACCGCCAGTGCGATCCTTGCCGCGATCAAGGCTGACACGCCTGCCGAGGCGCATCGCCTGCTGATCGAGGCTGACTGGCAGCTCTCCAGCGATGCCCGCGCCGAGTGGCGCCAGCGCGTGGCGTGGAGCTATTACATCGAAAACGATGATAACGCCGCGCTCGAACTTGCCCGGACAGTGGCTGAGGGAACCGGCGAATGGGTCGCGGAGGGCGCCTGGGTCGAAGGGCTTGCCGCCTGGCGGCTCGGCCACTGCTCGCTCGCCGGTGAAGCTTTTGCACGGGTTGCTGGCCGGGCCTCCAATGTCGAACTGGCCGCTGCCGGGCATTACTGGGCGCACCGCGCTGCGATCCGGTGCCGTGAGCCGGGTCTGGCAGCGCAATATCTCAATGCCGCCGCCCAGATGGACGAGACGCTTTACGGCATGCTGGCCGCCGATCAGCTGGGCGTGGAACTGCCGGCCCATGCCCCGCCCGCGGCTCTCAGCCGTGCGGACTGGCAGCAATTGGCGCAGCGTCCCAATGTCCGCGTTGCTGCGGCACTGATGGAGATCGGCCGCCCGGGCCTTGCCGACGAAGTCTTGCGCCACGAAGCGCGCATTGCCCCGGCAATGCACTTTGCCCCGCTTTCGCGACTGGCGCGCGAACTGGGTCTGCCTGCCACGCAGCTGTTCATGGCGCACAATGCTCCTTACGGCGTCAGCAGCGACCGGTCCTTGCGTTTTCCGGTGGCACATTGGCAGCCGGTGGGCGGCTGGCAGGTCGATCCGGCGCTGGCCTTTGCCCATGCGCTTCAGGAATCGAACTTCCGTGCCAACGCCGTCAGCCCGGCCAACGCCCGCGGCCTGATGCAGATCATGCCTGCCGCGGCCCGCGACCACACGGTCCGGCTGGGCCTGGGCGCCTCCTATCAGGACCTCAACGACCCCCAGATCAACCTCGCCTATGGCCAGCGTCATCTGGAAATGCTGCGCGATCACCCTTCGACCGGCGGCGCGTTGCCCAAGATCATGGCCGCCTATAACGCAGGCCTGACGCCGATCGGCCGCTGGAATTACGAGATCAACGACCAGAACGATCCGCTGCTGTGGATGGAATCGATCCCCTATTGGGAAACCCGCGGCTATGTCGCGATCGTGATGCGCAATTACTGGATGTACGAACGCGCCGCCGGGGTCCCCTCGCCCAGCCGCCGCGCC